The Piliocolobus tephrosceles isolate RC106 chromosome 4, ASM277652v3, whole genome shotgun sequence genome contains the following window.
tAGGTATTTTCCAATGAAGAAACATTCCCAGGTGTTGTAAGTAAACCTGCAATTTAATATCTTCCATTGAACCATCTTCTCAAAGTGGCAACATTTCCAGAATTTGCAGTAGTTCCATTTCTGTGGCAAGCAGCTGTTTGCTATGATTTGTGGACAGTGgtcaattaataaaaaattagtctACACATGAAGAGACTTTAATGTACACATCTTACACTGAAATATAACCCCAAATTAAGAGTTTATACCTTATTTGCTCTTTCAGACATAACTTGTTTCAAGTGTCAAATAAgtaactttgttgttgttgtttgtttgtttttgcatttctttgttttctgagttAAGCATCCTAGCTCCTTTATTAGGAATTTCTGGTTCACCAAGACTTGTATGAGGCCTCCTACTCTAGAGCCCTCAGAAGCCCCCATTAACTGAGAATCCTAGTTTCCTCCCAGCCCTTTTGTTCAGAACCACCAGAGAAATGTTAGCTAGTGGCCACAGCTGTCAGCTGCCTTTAACAGGGCAAGTATGCACGGGATGCCATTTGTGGGAACAGGTACAGGGGAAGAGGATTTTCCTAGGAAGGGAAGTGAGAGTGAGGAAAGTCAGAAGACAGAGAAGCTCCTGAGAATAAGTCTACAGGAAGGACAACCATGTAAACCACAAAATAGAGGAAGTAGGATGCATTTCATTTTATCATAAAGCAGTGCTCCCAAACTTTCCATAGCATGGCACACCCCGAGGGTGGAGAACTAACATCCAGGCACACCTGGATGGTGGATGGGACCCACTTCTGGGTAACCTGATGAGGAAGCTCTAGTGTAGAAATTCAGGATGCGGTCTTCAGAGCAGAGAGGGCCTGATTCAAGTCCCTGTTCTGCCACTTCCTAACTGCATGACCTTGTGCAGGCTACTTAATTTCTCTGCtccttctctgtgaaatgggtaCAGTGTGGTCAGGAATAAAGGAACTAATGCATGTACAGTGCTTAGCAcaaagcctggcacacagcaggctctCACTGAGTGCTATCCTCAGCACGACTGCTTGGTTGAGCTACTGTGGCAGTGGCAGTTTGTGCCCCAAGGGGGTGGGCTCAGGAGCCCTTGCAGCAAGGGGCAGTGACCAAGGAGGTAGGGGGTAATAGCCTTATCTTTTCAGCCTCTCTGCCTTGGACCTTTGTTCCTATTGGGTCCCGAGTGAGGAAAACTAAGGACAAAACCAGTGACTGACAGCCTCCATTTGAAATGGAATCCTCTGCATCTCCGAGTGACCCTATACCTGACAAAATCATTGTTAGTAAAGCCCAGTGACAAAcgcactcccccacccccagttctTCCACATCTCCCATGGTGGACAGCACAGCCAGTCAGAGTGTATTTATGGGCAGAGCTGGCTAAACAGGCTGGGTACGAGTCCGGAACAGGGTCAGGAGGATCTGGCTTTCCATTGGTTGACACAACAGAATCCTTCTCGCGTTGCTGTCTGATGTACTGGTCCAACAGGGTGGTCAGCTGGAGGGGCTGGTGCTGGAGCAGGGAGTGGGTCTGGGCGGTGAGGCGGATGAGGCCTAGTACAAGCTCCCCCTGTGCCAAGGGCAGGCTGGGGAGGTTGGAGTAGTTGAGAAAGCCCTGCCTGCTGAGGATGGTGTCATCGATGCAGCGACCCAGCAGCGGCAGGAATGGCACAGTCCTTAAGATCCGGACCATCTCTTTGACCCTGGGTTCTTCACTGACCAGCAGCACGTTGTGCCCCACAAAAAGGGGCAGCAGATTTTGGCACTTGGAATCCTCCAGGAAGGGCTTGGTACCTGGTTGGGGAAGACCTTCATCAGGATCTTGCGTTTCCGCAGCTGGTGTGGCATAAGAAGCTTGTCCTCTGCGCTCAGAGCCACCTTCTGGCAGGCAGCTATCATTGGGTTGTCCTGGAAAACTGCCGCTACCTCCTGGCGGAGAAGCCTGATGAGGCCCCCCTCCTGAAATTGGAAAGCAATAACCAGGGGTACATCCGCTGTCACTTCTCCTGGCAACCTTGCTCCCTCTGTGGTAAGTTCTAGGGCTTCCAGTGATGCCTCCTGTGGGGGCCGGGAGGAGATGGCAGACATGTTGGGGTGACGGCTGGTGTCTGGGGGATATAGTCAGTCACAGCCATCACCTTCTGTCGCTGAAAGTGCATCACACGACGGTGGCGGGTAACAGCCTTGGAGCCATAGCGGACAGCCTGGAGGGCAGGCAGCTGGCCCGCCTGGGGCAGGAGACCCCCTCGCAGCATCACCACCATAGCCTCAGCCATCTCCACCTCAAGAATGGACAGaacagtaactttttaaaaagtaaatatttaagggCCAGTAGGATCCACATATCTTCTATATGGATTTATCTAATGTCAATAATGTACATTTCTTTGCATCTTAGGAAGTAGTATTCTCATGCTGAATCCCAATAAGCCTCCGTGGTAATCACATAAGTTATCAATAATTTCAATTctatggggatttttttttttttagcttag
Protein-coding sequences here:
- the LOC111530851 gene encoding LOW QUALITY PROTEIN: 39S ribosomal protein L10, mitochondrial-like (The sequence of the model RefSeq protein was modified relative to this genomic sequence to represent the inferred CDS: inserted 1 base in 1 codon) → MAEAMVVMLRGGLLPQAGQLPALQAVRYGSKAVTRHRRVMHFQRQKVMAVTDYIPQTPAVTPTCLPSPPGPHRQEGGLIRLLRQEVAAVFQDNPMIAACQKVALSAEDKLLMPHQLRKRKILMKVFPNQVXKPFLEDSKCQNLLPLFVGHNVLLVSEEPRVKEMVRILRTVPFLPLLGRCIDDTILSRQGFLNYSNLPSLPLAQGELVLGLIRLTAQTHSLLQHQPLQLTTLLDQYIRQQREKDSVVSTNGKPDPPDPVPDSYPACLASSAHKYTLTGCAVHHGRCGRTGGGGVRLSLGFTNNDFVRYRVTRRCRGFHFKWRLSVTGFVLSFPHSGPNRNKGPRQRG